One genomic region from Lepeophtheirus salmonis unplaced genomic scaffold, UVic_Lsal_1.4 unplaced_contig_1195_pilon, whole genome shotgun sequence encodes:
- the LOC121130780 gene encoding chymotrypsin-like protease CTRL-1, which translates to MKLIISWICILSVTSAAYGEKECRTSSGKCEFPFVYSGTHSICTQSGSKDEPRPWCYQGSDSDSKWDYCPENCFECGVSNNITISCNKQWQGEEGDLENDAFPWHVFIVGRAEQEKLCNGIILTHNRLLTTANCAQYYHSKVIDVYAGSGGRFPSNGYQAVSIQKYIQHENYNMTTRENNIAIIFLNNNLVWNDKVLPICFSSDNFPVEEGKKATFTGSNIVQNDYKISRIHYSIVKTVPDYLDKVCKNEGFLCTTRNSVRDDHNEGGPLTVCQNSTRCVVVGILSYIKSHRNILVFTNISMHIDWINKYI; encoded by the exons ATGAAGCTGATTATTTCATGGATCTGTATACTCTCAGTAACTTCTGCAGCATATGGTGAAAAAG aatgtAGAACGTCTTCTGGCAAATGTGAATTTCCGTTCGTTTATTCTGGGACGCATAGTATTTGTACTCAAAGTGGTTCAAAGGATGAACCTAGACCTTGGTGTTACCAGGGATCTGATAGTGATAGTAAGTGGGACTATTGCCCAGAAAATTGTTTCG AATGTGGAGTATCCAATAACATAACAATCTCATGTAATAAGCAATGGCAGGGCGAAGAGGGAGATTTGGAAAACGATGCATTCCCTTGGCATGTGTTTATAGTAGGGAGAGCTgaacaagaaaaattatgtaacgGAATTATATTAACTCATAATCGTCTGCTAACTACAGCTAATTGTGCacaatattatcattcaaaagTAATTGAT gTATATGCTGGATCAGGTGGACGCTTTCCATCAAATGGTTATCAGGCAGTATCAATTCAAAAGTATATTCAACATGAAAATTACAACATGACTACACGTGAAAACAACATTGCcataattttccttaataataatttagtatgGAATGATAAAGTTCTTCCCATTTGCTTTTCCAGCGATAACTTTCCAGTAGAGGAGGGGAAAAAAGCGACTT TTACTGGAtcaaatattgtacaaaatgaCTATAAAATAAGTCGTATTCACTATTCTATAGTCAAAACAGTGCCGGATTATTTGGACAAGGTTTGCAAAAATGAGGGTTTCCTATGCACAACGAGAAACTCAGTAAGGGATGACCATAATGAGGGAGGACCATTAACCGTATGTCAAAATTCGACAAGATGTGTTGTTGTGGGCATATTATCATACATAAAGTCTCATAGGAATATCcttgtttttacaaatatttcaatgcaTATAGATtggataaacaaatatatttaa